A window from Neobacillus sp. PS3-40 encodes these proteins:
- a CDS encoding ABC transporter permease, translating to MFTAIFGSFESGIIYAIMALGVYLSFRILDFPDLTVDGSFVTGAAVAGTMIVGGVNPFIATFTALIVGFVAGCLTGIIHTMGKINNLLSGIIMMIALYSINLRIMGRSNIPLLNTDTSFTKISAFFEKAGIDNFFNSILKAIGLGDSLPDTWGILIFMIAVTFMIKGLTDCFFKTEIGLAVRATGDNKRMIRSLSANTNLMVIFGLGLSNALVAFSGALIAQQGGFADVGMGIGMIVIGLASVIIGEALFGTKTIARTTLAVIGGSIIYRLVVTIALRVEFLNPGDMKLITALIVLVALTMPKVLESFAERKRKARKKRERINVIHVPVKRKGGGHAAIKSDS from the coding sequence ATGTTTACCGCCATATTTGGGTCATTTGAATCAGGTATTATTTATGCGATTATGGCATTGGGTGTCTATTTATCCTTTCGAATTTTGGATTTTCCAGATTTAACAGTAGATGGCAGCTTTGTAACAGGGGCTGCTGTCGCGGGAACCATGATTGTTGGGGGGGTAAATCCATTTATTGCCACGTTTACGGCTTTAATTGTGGGTTTTGTGGCAGGATGCTTGACTGGAATTATCCATACGATGGGAAAAATCAACAACTTGCTTTCTGGAATAATAATGATGATAGCTCTTTACTCTATTAATCTTAGAATAATGGGGAGATCCAATATTCCTTTATTAAATACTGATACATCTTTTACAAAAATCAGTGCTTTTTTTGAAAAAGCTGGAATAGACAACTTCTTTAATTCTATTTTAAAAGCAATTGGACTTGGGGATAGTCTCCCGGATACATGGGGAATTCTTATTTTTATGATTGCTGTTACTTTTATGATTAAAGGGCTAACTGATTGTTTTTTTAAAACGGAAATTGGTCTTGCAGTCAGAGCAACTGGGGATAATAAGCGGATGATTCGTAGTCTGTCTGCCAATACAAATTTGATGGTTATCTTTGGACTCGGACTCTCCAATGCATTAGTTGCTTTCTCTGGCGCATTAATTGCCCAACAAGGTGGATTTGCTGATGTTGGTATGGGAATTGGAATGATTGTGATCGGCCTTGCTTCAGTCATTATTGGAGAAGCTTTATTTGGAACAAAAACGATTGCTCGAACAACATTGGCCGTCATTGGTGGTTCAATTATATATCGCCTTGTTGTGACAATTGCTCTTCGTGTTGAGTTTCTTAATCCTGGCGATATGAAATTAATTACTGCATTAATTGTGCTAGTTGCTCTGACGATGCCAAAAGTGTTAGAGTCATTCGCTGAAAGAAAGCGAAAAGCACGCAAGAAAAGAGAGAGAATAAACGTAATTCATGTTCCCGTAAAACGAAAGGGTGGAGGGCATGCTGCGATTAAATCAGATTCATAA
- a CDS encoding ABC transporter substrate-binding protein produces MKKIVRLVSLVFAGVLLITGCSSKETVEKKGNGEKVYQIGITQFAVHPSLDAATKGFKQALKDKGINAKFDEQNAQADMNNTQTIANNFVGNKVDLIFANATPSAVSALNATKDIPIIFTSVTDPVGAGLVKAFDQPGKNITGTTDNHPDATGKTIGFITDEVNAKKIGVIYNSGEQNSVVQVKQVKDLAEKKGAKLVDVSVSTSAEVKQAAESLVGRVDAIYIPTDNTVVSALDSVISVANSKKIPLFVGELDSMKKGAVAASGFNYFDIGYQSGVMAADILSGKKKPSEIPVELPKTLKLVINKKAAATQGLKVNPDWEKLGEFYEGN; encoded by the coding sequence ATGAAGAAAATTGTTCGATTGGTTTCATTAGTATTCGCAGGAGTGTTATTGATTACAGGCTGTTCAAGTAAAGAAACTGTTGAAAAAAAGGGAAATGGTGAAAAGGTTTACCAAATTGGAATTACCCAATTTGCTGTACATCCTTCATTGGATGCAGCTACAAAAGGTTTTAAACAAGCATTAAAAGATAAAGGAATTAATGCTAAATTTGATGAACAAAATGCTCAAGCAGATATGAATAACACCCAAACAATTGCAAACAACTTTGTCGGAAATAAAGTTGATTTAATATTTGCTAATGCAACTCCAAGTGCAGTTAGTGCATTAAATGCAACGAAAGATATTCCAATTATATTTACATCTGTTACGGATCCGGTTGGTGCAGGTTTAGTTAAAGCATTTGATCAACCAGGGAAAAATATTACAGGAACAACAGATAACCATCCTGATGCAACTGGTAAAACGATTGGTTTTATTACAGATGAAGTAAACGCAAAAAAAATAGGTGTAATCTATAATTCTGGTGAACAGAACTCAGTAGTACAGGTAAAACAAGTCAAAGATCTTGCTGAAAAGAAAGGTGCTAAGCTTGTTGATGTATCGGTTTCAACTTCTGCAGAAGTGAAACAAGCAGCAGAATCCCTTGTTGGCCGTGTAGATGCCATATATATCCCGACCGATAATACAGTTGTATCAGCACTTGATTCAGTTATATCCGTAGCAAATAGCAAAAAGATTCCGCTCTTTGTAGGTGAACTTGATTCTATGAAAAAAGGTGCTGTCGCAGCTAGTGGATTTAACTACTTTGATATTGGATATCAATCAGGTGTGATGGCCGCTGACATATTAAGTGGTAAGAAGAAGCCTTCAGAAATCCCAGTTGAATTACCGAAGACATTAAAGCTTGTGATTAATAAAAAGGCAGCAGCTACACAGGGGCTTAAAGTAAATCCAGATTGGGAAAAACTTGGTGAATTTTACGAAGGAAATTAA
- a CDS encoding glycosyltransferase, with translation MQTNPEFPSFEQITKKQLYIPVVWKFWIGQTAAILWVVFSIWLSLPWVNDLSQYVGKTISILIVMGLAYIPGYLNAFLVVGLLLDRQPPVKYMNCKETISILIAARNEAIRISDTLQNIRKQDYQGQIQVIVIDNGSIDGTSTVVDEEAKKGKISVVCLNEPRAGKHFALNTGLEHVKSDLVITLDADTLLHPSAVRYIVERIQSSPMDVCAVAGSVLVKNSRETFWTRIQEWDYFLGIASVKRLQGLYQGTLVAQGAFSIYKTSVVREMKGWPDAIGEDIVLTWKFLRNNWRVYFEPLAIAFTDVPTKLTHLARQRNRWARGMVEGLKQVKPWEQPRIFTKYLTSINLIMPYLDIVYTFFWLPGLILAFFGFYPIVGPTTLLVLPLTICSNLLLYNYQSHVFKRLHLRVRKNRVGFISFVIVNQMIMSPVSVWGYFQEIFRLKRVWK, from the coding sequence ATGCAAACAAATCCTGAATTTCCTTCTTTTGAGCAGATCACCAAAAAACAATTATATATTCCAGTTGTTTGGAAGTTTTGGATTGGTCAGACTGCTGCTATCTTGTGGGTAGTATTCTCCATTTGGTTATCTCTTCCATGGGTCAATGATTTAAGCCAATATGTAGGTAAAACCATCTCAATATTGATTGTAATGGGGCTTGCATATATACCTGGCTATTTAAATGCATTTCTGGTAGTAGGTCTTCTTTTAGATCGACAACCCCCTGTTAAATATATGAATTGTAAAGAAACAATTTCTATTTTAATTGCTGCAAGAAATGAAGCAATTCGAATATCTGATACATTGCAAAATATTAGAAAGCAAGATTATCAAGGACAAATTCAAGTAATTGTTATTGATAACGGTTCAATTGATGGAACATCAACTGTTGTGGATGAAGAGGCAAAGAAAGGAAAAATTTCAGTCGTTTGCCTCAACGAACCAAGGGCTGGTAAACACTTTGCCTTAAATACTGGGTTAGAGCACGTAAAATCAGACTTAGTCATTACCCTTGATGCCGATACATTATTACATCCTTCAGCTGTCCGCTATATAGTAGAAAGAATTCAAAGTTCGCCAATGGATGTTTGTGCAGTTGCAGGTTCAGTACTAGTGAAAAATAGCCGTGAGACTTTTTGGACAAGGATTCAAGAATGGGACTATTTTCTTGGAATTGCATCTGTGAAACGTTTACAGGGATTGTACCAGGGGACATTAGTTGCACAAGGAGCATTTAGCATCTATAAAACTTCTGTAGTTAGGGAAATGAAGGGCTGGCCAGATGCAATTGGAGAAGACATTGTCTTAACATGGAAATTTTTACGGAATAATTGGCGTGTGTATTTTGAACCATTAGCAATTGCATTTACCGACGTACCCACTAAATTAACACATTTGGCTCGACAACGAAATAGGTGGGCGCGTGGAATGGTTGAAGGGTTAAAGCAAGTAAAGCCATGGGAGCAGCCGCGAATTTTCACAAAGTATCTTACATCAATTAATTTGATCATGCCGTACCTTGATATTGTCTATACTTTTTTCTGGCTACCTGGACTTATTTTAGCCTTTTTTGGATTTTACCCGATTGTGGGTCCAACTACATTGCTTGTTTTACCTCTAACAATTTGTAGCAATCTCTTACTTTATAATTATCAGAGTCATGTTTTTAAAAGACTTCATTTACGTGTTAGAAAAAATCGGGTCGGATTTATTAGTTTTGTTATTGTAAATCAAATGATCATGTCGCCAGTATCAGTTTGGGGATACTTTCAAGAAATTTTTCGGTTAAAAAGAGTTTGGAAGTAA
- a CDS encoding cytochrome c oxidase subunit II: MYQSIAWYATLFFVFLIALAFSFVYGESKRLKDYAPIQVKGYKIRKFYFLGLVAILGLAAAISLSKLPYHDQSAKAATNDKIVNVTGKQFAWVLSDENFTVGDSVQFRVTSADVTHGFGLYDPNMKIIGQTQAMPGYTNIEYVTFKKPGTYKILCLEYCSTGHHLMMKDIVVKPKGGK; the protein is encoded by the coding sequence ATGTACCAATCTATTGCCTGGTACGCGACATTATTCTTCGTATTTTTAATTGCATTGGCATTTTCCTTTGTATATGGAGAATCGAAAAGATTAAAAGATTATGCACCAATTCAAGTAAAGGGTTATAAAATTCGTAAATTTTATTTTCTTGGACTTGTTGCTATTTTAGGATTAGCTGCGGCTATATCACTAAGTAAGCTTCCATATCATGACCAATCAGCAAAAGCTGCCACGAATGATAAAATCGTTAATGTAACAGGTAAGCAATTTGCTTGGGTCCTAAGTGATGAAAACTTTACTGTCGGGGATTCCGTTCAATTCCGTGTTACTAGTGCGGATGTAACCCACGGATTTGGATTATATGATCCAAATATGAAGATTATCGGACAAACTCAAGCAATGCCAGGATATACAAATATTGAGTACGTCACGTTTAAAAAACCAGGGACTTATAAAATTTTATGTTTGGAATATTGCAGCACTGGTCATCATCTGATGATGAAAGACATCGTTGTGAAGCCTAAAGGAGGTAAATAA
- a CDS encoding cbb3-type cytochrome c oxidase subunit I, whose translation MDTNERASIKKGVALSLMITSVVLVLMMTFGVIMLLNQGKIISIPAQLFYKLMTVHGTGMIGIASLGGSAILWYFLSKYVRLNADILFANLIFSIVGVLMILVGIFVFNFSDGWTFLYPLPSFSAKLNGNTGALLFLFGLLSVGIGYLVMYFYLAARLIKEYGGLGKALGWDYIFRGKKGYGPPSAVVATAMVIIANSVGILAGATALLESILNIINPNITFDTMAAKQLTYAFGHIFANCTIYMAVIAVYEVLAEYTGRPWKSNKVFLIAWNFSTLFTLMIYTHHLLMDYSVPKWMLILGEIFSYANGLPVMVVTAYGALMIVHKSSIKWDFASGMFFISMFGWVAGAVPAIIDATIVVNHVMHNTKWVPGHFHTYMGMGVVAMIFGFMYYFNKTEGSEAQKETGFDKYAIFTYFFFFTGLVGSFLYAGKIGAPRRWAEHLPLWTGSDQLGALCGTFIVIAAIIFTVRFFIGLSKVGKQSVSEINKAS comes from the coding sequence ATGGATACAAATGAACGAGCTTCCATTAAAAAAGGCGTAGCACTTTCATTAATGATTACCTCTGTCGTTCTTGTTCTTATGATGACTTTTGGAGTAATCATGTTATTGAATCAAGGTAAGATCATAAGTATTCCAGCTCAACTTTTTTATAAACTAATGACTGTTCATGGAACAGGAATGATCGGGATTGCATCTTTAGGTGGAAGCGCTATCTTATGGTATTTCTTATCTAAGTACGTTCGCTTAAACGCAGATATCCTTTTTGCTAATCTAATCTTTTCAATCGTTGGAGTTTTAATGATCCTTGTCGGTATTTTTGTTTTTAACTTCTCCGATGGTTGGACGTTCTTATATCCACTTCCATCTTTCTCTGCAAAATTAAATGGAAACACTGGAGCACTCTTATTCTTATTTGGTCTATTATCAGTAGGTATTGGCTACTTAGTCATGTATTTCTATTTAGCAGCTCGACTTATAAAAGAGTATGGTGGTTTAGGAAAAGCACTTGGATGGGATTATATATTCCGTGGAAAAAAAGGCTATGGACCTCCTTCAGCAGTAGTTGCTACTGCAATGGTTATTATTGCTAATTCAGTTGGTATTCTAGCCGGTGCAACTGCACTTTTAGAATCCATTTTAAACATTATTAATCCTAACATTACCTTTGATACAATGGCAGCTAAACAATTAACATATGCATTCGGTCATATCTTTGCTAACTGTACGATATATATGGCTGTTATCGCTGTTTATGAAGTTTTAGCAGAATATACAGGCCGCCCTTGGAAATCGAATAAAGTATTTTTAATTGCTTGGAATTTTTCCACTTTATTTACATTAATGATTTATACCCACCACTTATTAATGGATTATTCTGTTCCAAAGTGGATGCTAATCCTTGGTGAAATCTTCTCATATGCAAACGGACTTCCTGTTATGGTTGTTACTGCATATGGAGCATTGATGATTGTACATAAATCAAGTATCAAGTGGGATTTTGCTTCAGGTATGTTCTTCATATCTATGTTTGGCTGGGTTGCGGGTGCCGTTCCAGCGATTATAGACGCAACAATTGTCGTTAACCATGTAATGCACAATACTAAATGGGTGCCCGGACATTTCCATACCTATATGGGAATGGGCGTTGTTGCAATGATCTTCGGTTTTATGTACTATTTTAATAAAACTGAAGGCTCAGAAGCTCAAAAAGAAACTGGATTTGACAAATATGCAATTTTCACCTATTTCTTCTTCTTCACAGGTTTAGTTGGATCCTTCCTTTACGCTGGAAAAATAGGTGCTCCAAGAAGATGGGCAGAGCATTTACCATTATGGACTGGTTCTGACCAACTTGGAGCCCTCTGTGGAACATTTATCGTAATTGCAGCGATTATATTCACTGTTCGTTTCTTTATCGGCTTAAGCAAAGTAGGAAAACAATCAGTATCTGAGATAAATAAAGCTTCATAA
- a CDS encoding HD domain-containing protein, with translation MLRDVSLLNIFEHRITQKYLNRSGLAHAIAVSYHAFHLAKQHHLDVDIAAKGGLLHDMGHYTWYKNGKWDYELYKQNDIHAIKGAERAHKLLIRLGENPVKAKTIALAILFHTDSFLPSNDIIRTPLQQIVKLADEKDEEVGGMHHYRTIELERAKKSIIRLDKWIEDEQAYKSEKC, from the coding sequence ATGTTGAGAGATGTGAGCTTGTTAAATATTTTTGAGCATCGTATTACCCAAAAGTATTTGAACCGTTCTGGGTTAGCTCATGCTATTGCCGTTTCTTACCATGCTTTTCATCTGGCAAAGCAGCATCATTTAGACGTCGATATTGCTGCAAAGGGCGGACTGCTCCATGATATGGGTCATTACACATGGTATAAGAACGGAAAATGGGATTATGAGCTATATAAACAAAATGATATTCATGCGATTAAAGGGGCAGAAAGAGCCCACAAACTTTTGATTCGTCTTGGTGAAAATCCAGTAAAGGCGAAGACTATTGCACTTGCCATTTTATTTCATACAGATTCGTTTTTACCTTCTAATGATATTATTCGAACTCCATTACAGCAAATAGTAAAACTTGCAGATGAAAAAGACGAAGAAGTTGGTGGAATGCATCACTACCGAACTATAGAATTAGAAAGAGCGAAAAAAAGCATTATCCGTTTAGACAAGTGGATTGAAGATGAACAAGCATATAAGAGCGAAAAATGCTAA
- a CDS encoding DUF2187 family protein, whose protein sequence is MNQHYGGNTIGQTIAEIGDEILFKNLIKGIVEKVNQNSVIVTITKNYTDLEFLYNRTVVSHKNYTIVKDYEKKHLF, encoded by the coding sequence ATGAATCAACATTATGGTGGTAATACAATAGGCCAAACAATTGCTGAGATTGGGGATGAAATCCTATTCAAAAACTTAATTAAAGGCATTGTGGAAAAAGTAAATCAAAACTCAGTAATCGTTACCATTACCAAAAATTATACTGACCTAGAGTTCTTATATAATAGAACAGTTGTTTCGCATAAAAATTATACAATTGTTAAAGATTATGAGAAAAAACATTTATTTTGA
- a CDS encoding thermonuclease family protein translates to MMKRKIYSILSILFISTVLLTGCSTIDNSIVTKSNQITSKLENSEIASEVQKNTKNDDVPQQTTNSKVTTTNGNKQLIAATIVKNVDGDTIEVNLNGKEEKIRMLCVDTPETHHPRLGVQPFGPEASDYTKKTLYVGRNVQIETGIGGGRDKYGRLLAYIYVDGKMFNEMLLEKGLARVAYIYAPNTKYVDEFYAIQKLAQQKEIGIWSIENYAKDDGFHPATKGTGKTTTPTVKANNYQNNPGDDQESNVGCKGKIKGNANSQIYHVPGGSFYDSTKDNIVWFCSEQEAQKAGFRKSKR, encoded by the coding sequence ATGATGAAAAGAAAGATATATTCCATTCTATCCATTTTATTTATATCGACAGTACTTCTTACAGGTTGTTCGACAATAGATAATTCAATTGTTACTAAATCTAATCAGATAACAAGTAAACTCGAAAATAGCGAAATTGCATCAGAGGTACAAAAAAACACCAAAAATGATGATGTTCCACAACAAACGACAAATTCAAAGGTTACTACCACAAACGGGAATAAACAGTTAATCGCTGCAACTATTGTGAAAAATGTCGACGGCGATACGATTGAAGTCAATCTTAATGGGAAAGAAGAAAAGATTAGAATGTTATGTGTTGATACCCCTGAGACGCATCACCCGCGTTTAGGAGTGCAACCATTTGGTCCTGAGGCATCAGATTACACAAAAAAAACATTATATGTGGGAAGAAATGTTCAAATCGAAACGGGGATCGGTGGTGGGCGTGATAAATACGGCCGGCTCCTTGCTTATATATATGTCGATGGAAAAATGTTTAATGAAATGCTATTAGAAAAAGGCCTTGCTCGTGTTGCTTATATTTATGCTCCAAACACCAAGTATGTTGATGAATTTTATGCAATTCAAAAGCTAGCACAACAAAAGGAAATTGGAATATGGTCAATTGAAAATTATGCAAAAGATGATGGCTTTCATCCAGCAACAAAAGGTACGGGAAAAACAACAACACCAACTGTAAAGGCAAATAATTATCAAAATAACCCTGGTGATGATCAAGAATCAAATGTAGGATGTAAAGGTAAAATCAAAGGAAATGCTAATTCCCAAATCTATCATGTTCCCGGTGGATCCTTCTATGATTCAACTAAAGATAATATTGTCTGGTTTTGCTCTGAACAAGAAGCCCAAAAGGCAGGATTTAGAAAGTCAAAGCGGTAG
- a CDS encoding LTA synthase family protein, with product MPLKLNNSYMTFFAITVVLFWIKTYAAYQIEFKLGIDNNLQKFLLFINPLSSALFFFGLALLFKKGTKIIMIVTHFLLSFLLYANIVYYRFFNDFITVPVIMQTKTNSGQLGDSAFSLMSPFDIFYFTDTIILIILAMKVFNKLTETNKKSFKIVLLFSITVFLFNLGLAEKDRPQLLTRSFDRNYLVKYLGTYNFTIYDAIQNIKSSSQRALADSSDITDVENYRKANYAQPNPVYFGKAKGMNVIYVSLESFQNFMIDYKLNGQEVTPFLNSLAHDGSTFYFDNFYHQTGQGKTSDAEFLMENSLYPMSQGAVFVNKAQNTYQATPAILKGAGYNSAVFHGNYKTFWNRNVMYKALGYDQFFDAEYYSMTEENTKNYGMKDKPYFKESMPMLESLKQPFYTKFITLSNHFPFEMDPQDSDFPAGDFGDTVVNQYFQSAHYMDEAMQQFFNDLKADGLYDKSVIVLYGDHYGISENHNEAMKKVLGVDEITPTINAQLQEVPLFIHVPNVKGSVQHQYGGEVDVRPTLLHLLGTDTKDYMEFGSDLLSKQHQNWALFRNGDFVSPRVTQINEKCYSTPTGELAVDATTCKDIDGKVKTALQMSDEVVYKDLLRFYKPNGYTPINPNDYEYLGPKGSNTAKGTKGN from the coding sequence ATGCCGCTTAAACTGAATAACAGTTATATGACGTTTTTTGCCATTACTGTCGTTCTGTTCTGGATTAAGACATATGCGGCCTATCAAATTGAATTTAAACTTGGAATTGATAATAACCTACAAAAATTTCTATTGTTTATTAATCCACTTAGTTCAGCGCTATTCTTTTTTGGTTTAGCTCTGCTTTTTAAAAAAGGTACAAAAATTATCATGATTGTAACCCATTTTCTTTTGTCCTTTTTATTGTATGCAAATATTGTTTACTATCGTTTCTTTAATGATTTTATTACAGTACCTGTAATAATGCAGACAAAGACGAATTCTGGTCAACTTGGTGATAGTGCGTTCTCTTTAATGTCTCCATTTGATATTTTTTATTTCACGGATACGATTATTTTAATCATTCTAGCAATGAAAGTATTTAACAAATTAACTGAGACTAATAAAAAGTCTTTTAAAATTGTCTTGTTATTCTCGATTACTGTCTTTTTGTTTAATCTTGGATTAGCTGAAAAAGATCGTCCACAATTATTAACACGATCTTTTGACCGCAATTATTTAGTGAAATATTTAGGTACCTATAATTTTACCATTTATGATGCTATTCAAAATATTAAGTCATCGAGTCAACGCGCACTTGCTGACAGCAGCGATATTACCGACGTTGAGAACTACCGGAAAGCGAACTATGCACAACCAAATCCTGTGTATTTTGGTAAAGCAAAAGGAATGAATGTTATTTATGTTTCATTAGAATCATTCCAAAACTTTATGATTGACTATAAATTGAATGGACAGGAAGTTACTCCATTTTTGAATTCATTGGCTCATGATGGAAGTACTTTCTATTTTGATAACTTTTACCACCAAACAGGTCAGGGGAAAACTTCTGACGCCGAATTCTTAATGGAAAACTCTTTATATCCAATGTCTCAAGGTGCAGTATTCGTTAATAAAGCTCAGAATACTTATCAAGCAACCCCAGCAATTTTAAAAGGCGCTGGTTATAATTCAGCTGTTTTCCATGGTAACTATAAAACATTTTGGAACAGAAACGTTATGTATAAAGCATTAGGATATGATCAGTTCTTTGATGCTGAATACTATAGCATGACTGAAGAGAACACAAAGAACTATGGAATGAAGGATAAACCATACTTTAAAGAATCAATGCCGATGTTAGAAAGTTTAAAACAGCCTTTCTATACCAAATTTATAACATTGTCTAACCATTTCCCATTTGAAATGGATCCGCAGGATAGTGATTTCCCTGCAGGCGATTTTGGTGATACAGTCGTGAACCAGTATTTCCAATCGGCACATTATATGGATGAGGCAATGCAACAATTCTTTAATGATCTAAAAGCTGACGGTTTATATGATAAATCCGTTATTGTATTATACGGTGATCATTATGGTATTTCTGAAAATCACAATGAAGCAATGAAGAAAGTCTTAGGTGTTGACGAAATTACACCAACTATTAATGCGCAATTACAGGAAGTTCCATTATTTATTCATGTTCCAAATGTAAAAGGTAGTGTTCAGCACCAATATGGTGGCGAAGTCGATGTACGCCCAACACTTCTCCACTTATTAGGTACAGATACTAAAGACTATATGGAATTTGGATCAGATCTTCTTTCTAAGCAGCATCAAAATTGGGCATTATTTAGAAATGGCGACTTTGTTTCACCAAGGGTAACGCAAATAAATGAAAAATGCTATTCTACTCCTACTGGTGAATTGGCTGTAGATGCCACTACATGTAAAGACATTGATGGGAAAGTAAAAACAGCATTGCAAATGTCTGATGAAGTAGTGTATAAGGATCTTTTGCGATTCTATAAACCGAATGGATATACTCCAATTAATCCGAATGATTATGAGTATTTAGGGCCTAAGGGTTCAAACACAGCAAAAGGGACAAAAGGAAATTAG
- a CDS encoding MFS transporter translates to MTGDTNTNQLNEKYSIKNGIASTIVLNVSNNYFPLFAIGVLGATNYQVSLINSLPQFIGMFAMILCSVLMGRLEEKKKFTAYSILFTRLFLILMFLVMYIPSQYQSWVFVVLVGLMNFPGAFVNLSWQSFIGDLIPERRRSEFFGDRNKILTIVGMVITFFFGILLQQFGKSNSLPYKIMFLIAFLSGLIEVYYLTKHIEVRKETSKVPKKKQKIIEWDAFRDKPFVYFLICGLFFNFAWQMAWSLFSIYQIKDAHANGMWISFFSVANQIAQIVSFKWWGRMSDKYSNAKMLILVSIGMASTPILTILSSNLLYLTIVNATSGLFVSGTVLILFNQLLEITNEENRSAYIANYNVLLAIVGFIAPQFGVFLLEQSNMDVAMITSGILRASSALLFLGLYYFLKRNKVQTKEHN, encoded by the coding sequence GTGACTGGAGATACAAACACGAATCAATTGAATGAAAAGTATAGTATTAAAAATGGAATTGCAAGCACGATTGTCCTAAATGTGAGTAATAATTATTTTCCTCTATTCGCAATTGGAGTCTTAGGGGCAACTAACTATCAAGTGAGTTTAATTAATTCATTGCCACAATTTATTGGGATGTTTGCAATGATCCTTTGCTCCGTTTTAATGGGAAGGTTAGAGGAGAAAAAGAAATTTACTGCCTACTCTATTTTATTCACAAGATTATTCCTTATTTTGATGTTTTTGGTTATGTATATACCGAGCCAATACCAGAGTTGGGTATTTGTTGTTCTTGTCGGATTAATGAACTTCCCAGGAGCATTCGTAAATCTAAGTTGGCAGTCTTTTATCGGAGATTTAATCCCAGAACGCCGAAGAAGTGAATTTTTCGGGGATAGAAATAAAATTTTAACCATCGTTGGGATGGTGATAACGTTTTTCTTCGGTATTCTCTTACAACAGTTTGGGAAGAGTAATTCGCTTCCCTATAAGATAATGTTTTTAATTGCCTTTCTTTCTGGATTAATTGAAGTATATTATTTAACCAAACATATAGAAGTAAGAAAAGAAACCAGTAAGGTTCCAAAAAAAAAGCAAAAAATTATTGAATGGGATGCATTTCGCGATAAACCATTTGTTTATTTTCTTATCTGTGGATTATTTTTTAATTTTGCATGGCAAATGGCATGGTCACTTTTTAGTATTTACCAAATAAAAGATGCCCATGCAAATGGTATGTGGATTAGTTTTTTTTCGGTTGCTAACCAGATTGCTCAGATTGTTAGCTTTAAGTGGTGGGGAAGGATGTCTGACAAATACAGTAATGCCAAAATGCTGATCCTTGTTTCAATTGGAATGGCTTCCACTCCCATCTTGACCATACTCTCAAGCAACTTACTATACTTAACAATTGTTAATGCTACCTCCGGGTTATTTGTTTCTGGAACGGTATTAATTTTGTTTAACCAGTTATTGGAGATCACGAATGAAGAAAATCGAAGTGCTTATATCGCGAATTATAATGTATTACTTGCAATTGTTGGATTTATTGCGCCGCAATTCGGGGTGTTTTTACTTGAACAATCAAATATGGATGTTGCAATGATTACATCTGGAATATTAAGAGCTTCAAGTGCACTACTATTCTTGGGCCTGTATTATTTCTTGAAAAGGAATAAAGTACAAACTAAAGAACATAATTAG
- a CDS encoding S1 domain-containing RNA-binding protein, which yields MSVEVGSKVTGKVTGITNFGAFVELPGGTTGLVHISEVADSYVKDVNDHLKVGDQILVKVISEKDGKTALSIKKAIDRPEGQTSSYSQRPSHSGRTDSRPKNSYSKGSFKPKENFEDKMTRFLKTSEENLSTLKRSTETKRGGRGGRRG from the coding sequence ATGTCAGTCGAAGTAGGCAGCAAGGTAACAGGTAAAGTAACAGGTATCACTAATTTTGGAGCATTTGTAGAATTACCAGGAGGCACAACAGGTCTTGTGCATATCAGTGAGGTAGCAGACAGCTATGTAAAAGACGTTAATGACCATCTCAAAGTAGGCGACCAGATTTTAGTAAAAGTGATTAGTGAGAAAGACGGTAAAACGGCCCTGTCCATCAAAAAAGCTATTGATAGACCCGAAGGACAAACCTCTTCATATTCACAACGACCATCCCATTCGGGTAGAACTGATAGCCGTCCTAAAAACTCCTATTCAAAAGGAAGTTTCAAACCAAAGGAAAATTTCGAAGATAAAATGACTCGTTTTTTAAAGACAAGTGAAGAGAATTTATCTACCCTCAAACGTAGCACTGAAACAAAACGAGGCGGTAGAGGCGGAAGACGAGGATAA